From the Mahella australiensis 50-1 BON genome, the window CTCATTGTATTCGTCCCAGATATCCTTGCTCCATATCTCAACGCGCGTCAGTACCCCCACCAACACGACGTCCTTAACCAATGAAGCATATTCCCTTAAATTAGCAGGCAAAAGTATCCTTCCTTGCTTATCTATCTCACATTCGGTAGCGCCGGCGAAGAAGAAACGTACAAAAGCCCTGGCATCCTTGTTGGTCAAAGGTAAGGCTTTGAGACGCTGCTCGAGATTAGACCATTCATCGGGAGAATAGACAAAAAGGCATCTGTCCAGGCCCTTGGTCGCCACAAACTTATCGCCCAAGTCATCCCGGAATTTAGAGGGTATTATCAAACGCCCTTTTTGATCGATTGTGTGCCGGTATTCTCCCATAAACATGATCATTTACCTCACTACATTACTCGCCACTTTAAACCACTACGCACCACTCTGTGTACTATTTTACATCTTCCACTGGAATTTTACCAGCACTTTTCGAAAAATTTTTTTAAATAGGTCTTAAGTCCTATACGATAGCAATAAAAAAACCGACTCGCGTCGGTTTTATCCATGTATAATCTTTATGTTTTCCCTTTAATGCTTGCTATCCGAATGAACGGCAACATCTCCTCCACCACTTCATCAACGGTCTTATCCGTGCTGTCTATGAGAATAGCATCATCGGCCTTCCGAAGAGGAGCAAATTCCCTCTCGGAATCGTTTTTATCCCTGGCTCTAATATCGTCTTTGACATCATCCAGCGAATGCTCATAACCCTTAGCGCGCATCTCCTCCAGGCGCCTTTTGGCACGCTCTTCTATAGATGCTGTAAGATAAAACTTTACATCGGCATTTGGCAACACAAATGTACCTATATCCCTTCCATCCATCACAACATCGTGCATGCGTGCTATGCGGCGCTGGAGCTCAACTAACTTAAGGCGCACCGCAGGTATCGCGGCCACTTTAGATGCACCATCCGATATTTGCGGCGTCCGTATAATATCGGTTACATCGCGCCCATCCAACAACACATGCTGCTGCTCGTCCACATAGCTTATATCTATATCGGTGTCCTCCAATAAAACGCTCAGTGCGTCGGTATCCGACACATCCACCCCTTGTTCTATTGCCTTTAGAGCTATAGCCCTATACATGGCACCTGTATCGAGATATATGATATTAAGCTGTTTTGCCAGCAGCTTGGCCACCGTGCTCTTACCTGCTCCGGCAGGTCCATCTATAGCTATATTCAGCATATGCTAATTCTCCCCGCTTAAATCCGGGCGCAACTGTTTAGCATCGCGAAGATAAATATGTACTATATCTTTTTGCGCTTTATCGGTCTCTATCAAAAGCATTACTCTTATACAACTCGGCAAACCACCCCATACGTCCATCTCCTGCAGACACATTATACCGCAGTGTACAAATCCCATATCTCGTGCAGGCGCACCCGGGTATATGGAGGAAATGTCCGGCGTGCAACTGAATAACATGCTTACCACGTCATCCACAGCTATACCGTTGGCCTCTACGATAGCGGTCAAAAGCTCATGTACGGCATCGCGTACATCATCGGGGCCGTCGGCATCTATGGTAATAGCACCTCTAACAGATCTTATAGCCATTATATACACCTCCAACAATACTATTGTATCATTTATCAAAATATAATACAATTACATTTGTAATAAGGCTTTATGATAAATATAAGAAAATGAGGATTGTACCATGGAACAATGGGGAAGTAAAGATGTGGCAAAAGCAGCTATACGGATAAGTCTAACTAAAGACAGAAATGAAGAGGCAGAGTTTAAGAACAAATGCAAGCAAATTGGTATTGACGCTGCAGCAGTGGACTACGGTGGCGAATTTACATCATCAATACCTAAGATAATAGAGCGCGCCGTAGTGGCAGCCAAGCGCGAGGGCATAATAGGCGAATCTCATCTGGAGGAGGGAGCCGTAGCCGGAGCTACCCACGAGGCTTTGAGCCAGCTTATGCCTAAGGCTATGGGCTTGAATGTGGGCGGAAAACTAGGCATAGCAAGATATGCCGATCACATAAGCGTGGCGATATTCTTCGGCATAGGGCTGCTGAACCTCAATGAGGTGTCTATAGGTTTAGGCCATAGGGCTGTATAAAAAAGGCAGGGTATAAATCCCCTGCCTTTTCCCAAAGTTGTATTATACTGCCCGATATTGATTGTCTTGTCTTGGATCATGTATTATCCTAAAATGATCAAAAAAACTTTCTTTGCAGAGCAATTGAACACCCGTATTTTACATACGCCGTTCGTAGCATCAAATGTAATTTTCTGCAAAGGAGCTATTCCGGTAGTAGATACCGGCACATCAAACAATAGCTGTATACAGTCGCTGGAAACCGGAATCTGAGAGATGTCTGTTTTATCATAAGTCCTCCCAAATTACGTGTTCTTGCTTGTACTCACCTAATAATCATCTATCTCCTACCCGATTTTTCAATAAGATAGTATTATCTTTTTGCAATTCCGACATACATATGCCTTTGGCCAAGTAGGCGGTTTTGTAGAAAAAGCATCCGGCGGTAACATAATTGCTCCTTTTTCTTCAAAGGAACTTTGCGAGTATGCGAGGGGGGCTTTTTGGCCGATCGGCAAGAAATAATTTCCTCCTCGACTTCTGAATGTCCCTTCTTCCATTCTACAACCGCAATATGGACACAGATATTCAATCAAATCGTCTTTCATCATGAATAGCTTTTCACCCCCGGGTAAGCATATCCCCAAAAATCACAAAACATCCAATAGGCAACGGCGTTTGTATTCCAAGGAAGATACCCTTCATAATAATATTCTGACGAATATCCTCCTCCGCTCAATGCTACCGATATTTTTCTGCATCGTAAATTCGCTCAATAATGAAAATTGGTCGAGTAGACAGGTCACCGCTTGACACCACCTCCCGGTGTCTGCCCCTCACAGAACCGTACGTACCCTATTGAGGCATACGGCTCTTGCTCATTGCATACCAAAAAGCAATTGTTCCCATTCTTGTATCAAACTAATCAACCACTCGTTAGCACTACCCCCCATCAACATTCTTCCCTTTGCCAAGTGAACTGCTTAAACAAACCCGTCGCACTATCCATCCAAGGAAATCCTGTGGATTTATTCTAACCGTTTGCTTACAGTAATATAATACTACTCGATCTATTATTTGTCTACTACCCGATCGGGTAGTCTTTTGTTAATAATTTTCCCAATATTTGATCATCGCTTATAATTCCATATTCAATGGCAACGGCTACAGCTTCACAAACACTGTGCACACCGAGCATCTGTCTGTCGTCTGACAACTTTACCTCACTTTCACGCATAACTCATATCTCCAATCTGCTCTTCTATATATAAGAGGGTTAAAAGGGTGAAATAGTTTTATAATCAGCCATGAAAATTTTTATCTAGATGAAGTGTTTCATAATATGCCAAATTCACCTACTACAGGCTCATCAATTACCAAGCCTGTGAGATACCTACTACGAAAACAGCTTACGCCATTTTTATCCATGGTTGTGATGGTAAGATCAAAAGACGCTGAATAGTCACGAATCATTCATGCTCCTATATGCATAGCATAAGAAAAGGCAGGGTATCATACCCTGCCTATATCATTCCTATAGTGCATATCCTTGAATTTTATCTTTTGATATATGCGCTATTCTTTTTAGCTTTGATCCCCCGCCAATTCTTTCAACGTCCGCTCGATATCCTTGCCGACCACGCCTTCTCCGCCAAAGATAGTTATCTTAGCCAGTTTCATTGACTTGACGTAATCCGCTATCCGCTCGGAGAGATTGCGGCCTGTCAGAATAATCGGAGCCTTGTGTTTGGCCGCATAAACGCTGCCGGCCAATGCGTCCGGAAAATCGTTCCCGGTGGCTATACATACGGCCTGGCTCCCCAAATTGAAGTATTCCGCTATAGCAAGCGAGGTGGCATATCGGTCGGCGCCGCCGATCCTTATGATATCCTTCGCCCCCAAACCGCTGATTTCGGCGGCCTGACTCTCCACCGCTTCACTGATCGCTCCTTCAAGACCGATGATATAGACTTTGCTCGGCTTGATTGCGGCGATCTTCTGATTCACAGCGTCGCCGATCCCGTCTTTTTGAACCAAGAGAATGGGGAACTGGTTCTGGGCCGCGATACTGCTCACGGCTAAAGCATCTGGATAATTCTCTCCGCTGGCCAGTACAATTGGGGTCCCTGTCTTTACATTTAATTGCTTAACTATTTCGGCAGCGGTTTCATAGCGAGTCTCTCCGGCTATTCTGGTGATATGATTGAAACCGCTATCCTGTATCTTATCTTCTATACCGCTGCCGACAACGTCAGTGCCTCCGAGGATATAGACCGTCCCTTCTGGTTTCAGATTGGATTTCAGGTAATCTATGACCTTTTCCTGATCTGCTTCTGGTCTGCCTACCAGGAGAATAGGCGCGTCGAGCTGATAGGCCAGGACGCTTCCTGCCAGAGCGTCCGGATAATCATCGGCTCTGGTTAAAACAGCATTGGTCACTTTATCCGGATAAGTTGCTTTGGCAATGGACAGCGCCGTGTCGATCCTGGTTTGCCCCGCAAGTCTTGAAAGTGTGGAAGCTTCATTGATGAGGATGTTCAATGTCTGCGTATCGCTACCTTCATTGTTTGTCGCTTTGATCGTAAAATTGAACGTTCCCGCTGTCGTCGGCGTGCCGGAAATGATGCCGCCGCTTGAAAGCGTCAGGCCGTCCGGCAAGCTGCCGCTATATACCGTCCATGTAATGGGTGCGTCACCTCCGGCCACAAGCGTCTGGTTGTAAGCCGTACCCACCGCGCCTACCGACAGTGAGGTCGTGGCGATTGTCGGCGCCGTACCTATTGGCGTCGGGCCCGGCTGGGTCCTTGGCGTAAAGCTTATTGAATAATAGGTTTTTTGCGTTCCGTCCTCCGACGTTACCTCCAGCTTGATTTTAGAGCTCCCTATGGGAAGGCCTACTTTTATGCTGCCGCTCGCGACTTCTCCGTTTACCTTTACGATTGCGCCGGGGGCCTCCGTCATGAAGCTGACAAGCGTTGAGTTGGGTGCCGTATAGGAAGTAGCACAGACATAATTGCCATCTTTGTCAATGATGAAGTCCGAAAGCCGCACGGCCAAGCCCTCAAAGCTGAGCGCCGAGAGCTTCGCGTTATCGCTCGCCAGCACTAAATCCCCGTAAGTCGCCACGACGCGGTTTCCACTTCGGTCGAATGTGAAATCATGGCTTTCGGTTTCCTCGCCGTCAAGCCCGATAAGGCTGCCGCTGTCACCCGTGTATGTCTGCTGCCGCTCTAGCACGTTTCCGCCGGCGTCGAGCAGGGCTACGATGAGGTTGCCCGAGGTTCTGCTCCCGAGGGAATTGTTGCGCAGTAAGATGTTTGCCGTGGTTTTGTTATCTCCCGACAGACCCTGCTCCGTTGTAATGCTGACAAGCCTGCCGCTGCGGGCCAAGGCGCTCTCGAACAGCACGGAGCCGCTGTTGTTGCTGCTGAAATATTCCGGCAGAACGGCGGTATCGCTTCCGCTCTTCTCTTCCGCCCACGCGTTGGCATAGAGCCGGATCCCCGAATCAGGGATTTCCCGAAGGCCCGCGTCCGTCACATACTGGCCTATGTCAAAGCTCGCCTCGAGCGTGAAAGCGCCCTCGTCGATCAGCTTCAGCGCGTCCTCGCCGGAGACGGACAAGGTTTTGTCCGCGTTCACGGTGACGCCGGGCGAGCCGCAGGCCACGCTCTGAATGTTCTTAAACAGCACGTCGTCGTAGAAGCCAAGCCGCACGCTGCGGTCTTTACCGCCTGCCAGTGTGGCGGCGGAGCCATTATAAAGGGTAAGCCGCAGCGTGCGGATCCCCTTATCCTCCGAGGTCACCCTGAGCTGAGAGATCCCCACGTCTGGATAGTCCAGATATACCGTTCCGGTCGTCGTATCGGTATCCCCTCCGAAATGCGCCATGAGGGTATAATCGAGATTTCCGATCACGCCGCCCACAGAATACCAGCAGGTCAGCGTTTTGCTTTCATTGGGATAGAGATCAAGGTTGTCGAATGTCGTCGTGTCGGCCTTGATTTTGACGTCCATGCTGTCGATCGGATCCATGCCCGCGTTGAATACGGTGAACTGAATGGGCGTCAGCGTATTCAGACTCAGGTTCGCGTAGTCCGCCGTCAGGGCGTCCAGCCGCACCCGGTTTTCATAGGTCGCCGTGGCGGTAAAGAGTTTGACCTCATCGTTTGCCACATAAACATCGTTTCCGTCAGGATCTTTGTAAACGGTGTATGTGTTAGGGTCATTCAGATAGATATCCTTGTATTCCGAGCCCTGAATCACGGATTTGACGGTTTTCCCGTCGCCGCTCGCCACATAGGCGTCGAAATGATCCAGAAGCGTGCGCTCCGGAAGCTCAGCCACGTCCAGCGCAGCTGAAATCCTGATATCGGCGCCATCTTTAATGAATTTCACCGCGCGGAGTATCCCGTGGTCGGTTTCTCCCGCGTCGTTCTTTTTGCTCTCCGGCCAGAGGATGGAGAGGTTAGCGATATCGTTCATGGCGCCGCTCATTTTAACGAAGTGGAAGTTCCCGTCTATATTGACCGCGTTCCCGCTCGCCGCCCGCGCGATGGATTCGATAAAGCTGTTGGACAGCGCGCCCGCGCCGTCGACGGCTGCCAGACGGATATCGCTCAGGCCGTTCCGCACACTGTGCCAGCCGAGGACGAAGCGCTCGTCGCCCGACGCAAATTTCACTGCGGCAATCTGCGGATTTTCGTCCAGCCATTCGTCCTGTGTGACGATGGAGCTGAAGGAGGGTTCTCCCGCGGCGTTCACGATGGCGTAGCCTATCTCATAGTCAGCGGCGCTATTATCCGCGCTGTCGGTGTCCAGCGTATAGGCCACCGCCGCGGTGCCGTCGGACAGCATGGCTGCCTCGATGCCCTTGACCGCGCCGGAGGTGCCGTTGTAGAGCTGCTTTGGTGTGCTCCAGCCGCTGCCGTTATAAATGCTGTAGAGGATGTAATCCTGTTGGGAGAAATTCAGAAGGTTTTGCGCATTTCCGGAGTACACGCCGCGCCATGCAGCGATGGCCTTGCCGCCGCTCGTCGCCACGACAGGGGCGAGATCCGGACTCGCGTTATCCGTCAGGCGCGTAGCCGTCCAATTGGTACCGTCATAGACGGCGGCCACGATCTCCGTACCGTTCATCAGCAGCGCCTGCTCCGCGTCGCTCAGCGTTTGCCCGGCGGTTTTGCCGGGAAGGCTCGCGTTCTGCCGGATCCAGGCGGCCGCCGCAAAGCTTCCATCTCCCGCGAGGCTGAGGCCGCTGTCACCGTAGCCGTCGAAGCCGGACGGGGCCGCGATCTCGCTACCCTGAAGATAGCTGCCGCCGCTGAGGCGCGTGGCGTAGATCCTGGTATCGGCGACATCCGGGCTGTTGTTGTCGAAAGCGTACAGCAATAGCTGTCCGTCGTCGGATACCAAAGGCAGTGCATACGGATAGGCGTTTGTCTGGAGCGGCTCCAGCGCGTTGGGAGAGTCGAGCGATAAGAACGACATGCGCCGTTTCCCCGTGCCCCAGCTCCGCGCAAACCGCTCGAGATATTCGCGGCTTTGTAGAGTAGCGGTGGAGCTTATCGGTGCAAGGCCGCTTCCTCCGGCACTTGCCGCCAGCACCGACATTTTCAGTCCGCTGCCGGTGTTTTCCCAATAATTGTCGATGTTATCCCAATCGTTAAATTTAAAGGTGGTGCTGAGGGAACCAGACGCCAGCACAAGCTCATATGAGATGAAAAGTAATTGCGCCACGAATTTGATGCCCACCTCGCCCGAAAGTTGAAGGGCCTGCCCGTTGATCTGGCGCTTTACCCCGTCGGCCAGATAGGTTCGCGACAGAAACTTGTTCTGGTTGTCGAAGGCGAGCTTTCCGAACAGCCCGATCTTCAGCGCCACCACCGAATAATCGAAGCCGAGGCCGCCGAAGGCGTTCACATAGGCGTTGATCCGCAGCGTGGTCAGGTAATCGTTGACGGAATCCCCGGTTACGGTAGTCGCCCATTCCAGACCGGTCGTTTCGTCGTAGCGGACGGCTGCCTTGAAATCGATCTGCAAGGCCCCCCCGACGCCAAAGGTGGCCGTTAAAGGAACCGGGCCCGCCTGCGCGTTGATACTGTAGGTATAGCTCATGCCGAAGCCGGCGGTGAAGCCGCCGCCCAGCACATAGATTTCCCATTTTCCCTTCTCGAAGTTATACTGAATCTGCGCCTCGAAATAACCCTCCAATTGCCCGCCGAAATCGGTTGAACTGTTGCCTTTTCCTTTTTGTTGATTGGCCTCGGCATCGTCGTATGTCTTACCGGGATCGTAAGAACCCCTAGCCATATCCGTAAGGTCGTTGAGGCTGGGCGCCGTGCTCAGATTGGACTCGGCAAGTTTATAGTCAAAAGCCAGCCCGTTTTGATCATAATCCACCTCGTCCAGGCCCAGGCTATTGTAGCCTGCCCAGATAAAGGCGTTGAACACTGCGTTATCCTCGCCGGGGGTGATAAGCATCTTGAAGCTGGAACCGCCAACGGGACCGCTCAGCTTGCCCATCAGTTCCATCAAGCCGTTTACAATCTTGTTCGAATTGCTCATTTCGGCGCCTTTTACCACGCCGCTTTTGCTTTGCAGGTCCACCATCATCCCGGTAATGTCCTCCGACTCGGTCAGCTTGGGCACCCGGGTCAGGTCCACCGCCCGCGGTGACACGGGCAGCTCCATCAGCATGGTCCCGCCCCGCGAAAGCCTGGTTTTCAGCCCCGCGTCTTTGCCCGCCGCGATCCAACCGGAGTCTGTTATCGTGGCCTCGGATAGAATCAGCGTATTGCGCACGACAGGGGCGCTGGAAAATGGATATTTTATCAACTGGCTGCTTTGCGCCGTCGGGACATAGCTGTACTCGTCGCACAGTTCAAGCCTGTAACCTGAGGTCGAGGGGTCCTGCCCCCAGAGCATAACGGTGGTAAGAAGCTTAACCTCCAGATAAGTCTCGTTGGGCCCGATATGCCCTGTGCTGTGGCGCACGTCGATGACCCTGTCGCCGGAAAGACCGTAATCCACCGTCTGATTTGAAATGAAAGGACGCGGCGAGCCGGTATAGCTCTCCAGTGATACGACGCTTTCAGCGCTGCGCACCAGGTCGTTCGGTGTGAGGTTACCGTTTGAATAGACCAGCAAGGGATAGTATCCACCCATACCGGTCAACTCTAAGATATACTGGAGATCGTCCGTGGGCTTCAGGCTCGTGCCCGCGGTGCTATTCTCGCCCCTTTCCTCCGACCAGAACTGCGTGGAGTCCATATAGACCGTCAGCTTGCCATCGGCGCCGACCGTGACGGTTTGGTCCGCTTTACCGTCCTTCAGAGGATGAGCGGAATCGGGGACGGTATTTCCCAGTATTCCGGCCGTCTGGCAGTAATCGCCGTTTTTATATACGCCGCCGCGGAGGGTCAGGCTGCCCGCGTAGGGGCTGCCGTCCGGCTTTTCGATGTAAATTTCCGTCCTGGCCGCTTGGCGTAGCTTAAAGGTGTTCAGCGGATAAAGCTGCAGGCGTGTCGCGTCCCGCTCGCCGGAGAGCAGGCTATTCCGATAGATCGTTCCCAGCCAGACGGAACCATCGCCGCCCGTCGCCTTGAGACGGACGTCCGAGGCAATTCCGTCCGGCTCATATAATGCTAAAACGCCGTCCGCGTTGGTATTCACTGTTTTTTCGATGCCCTTGCCGTCGGTGTAGCTGAGCTCGGTCTTTTGCATGGGCGTGAGTTGGAAGAGATAGAATTTCCCCCGCAGGGTACGGACATCGACGGCGACCGAGGCGCTCATACCGGTATTAGCATGCGTGGCCGTGATGGTGGCTGTGCCGTCGGTCACACTGGAAAGCGCCATCTTGGTTTCCGGAAGATAGGTGTCCATGGAAAACTTCGAGATGTCCTCGTAAAGCCCTCCCTGCCGATAATTGACGCTGACCGTGTTCGTATCGCTGGTCGCCCAACGGATTCCGTCTTTGAGCTGGCTCCAACTGTAATCGTTATAGTTGATGCCGACGTATTCGATGAGCGCCAGCTCTTCGCGCAGCGCCAATATGTCGGCGGTGCCCGTGGGCAGCGCGCCGCTGATCGCGCTCTCATTGTCCATGGCGAGTTCTGTTACCTTCTGCCCGTTTACCTCAAGTTTAAGGGCATCGGCGCTGTAGACATATATGGGGAAAGAGTCGCTGGAGTATCCCTCGTCCCCAGAGTTTTTGGCACGCAGCGTCACCATGTAGGTGTCTTTAAGGCCGCTGACCGCGGCGGGCGTCAGGGTGTAGCTACCGGTTTGCGCAGAAACGGGCTGTTCGGTTACCGTGTTTGTTACGTCCTCGCCGTTCTGCGTGCTTATGCGCTCGACGCGCAGATCGCCGGCCGTGACGCCGGCCGTGTAATTATCGATAGACCAGTCGATTTTCACCGTCTCGCTGTCCAGCAGGTAAAGCCCGCCGGTGGGACGCTCCAGATGTATGACAATTGCCGCAGGCTTCACCACGATGTAGCAGACCGCCGATAGTTTCTCAGTGGCAATCAACGGATGCGGCATGGAAACGCGTACGGTATAGGCGGGAGCGCCGAGCAGCGTCAGTTCCTCGTCGGGAATGGTCGCGCTGTTCGCGGTATTTGCCGCCGTGACGGTGTATACGGGCGTCTTGCCGGCCAGTTCAGCCCCTGTGAAGTTGCCCTCGAAGAGGTCGATAGTGAATTCAAAATCGTCCGCTACGAAAAAGGCGGCGTTGCTGCTCCAGCGCACCTCGGCCGGGTCGCCCTTACGCACCACGATGGAATTAGCCTCGGCCGGTATCACCAGCGCCGGGGAATCGCCGGCGACGACCGTGTATTCCTTTGAGACGCCGAATTTGACATGATCGCCGCCCGGGTCGGTCAGGCCGCCGTCGTCGGCGGTGAAGGTAAAGGATACCTTGCCGACGGCGGTGCCGGTAAGGGCAATCTGTCCGTCCGCGTCAATGGTGGCGATGTTTGTATCGCTGCTCGACCAGGTTCCGGTCTTGTAGGTTGGGACGCCGGTAAAGGAGACACCAAGTTTCGGGCGGTAGGTATCCGTTAGGGAGAGCTCCGTTTTGTCGTCAGTGGGATAGATCACGGTCACGCCATCTACGAAGGCGATGCCCTTCACCGTAAAAGAGGCCGATTTCCCTTTGACAAGGATGCCCGTCGTATCAGAGGAACCCTCATAGGCGACGACCTCCGCCAGATAGGACGTATCCGCGGCAGCAAGCTTTAAATCCGTGATCTTGGCCACCGCGGAGATCGTGCCCCCGGATTCGGACAGATATGCCTGTGACATGCTGGAAGTCCCCGTGCTTTGGTTGGTAAGCTTGATCCTGAAGGGGGCTTTTTTGTTTTCACCGCCGCCTGCGTCATAAGCCGCGTATTTGGCGCGGTAGCCTGCGGCCTGATCAAGCTCCAGCGTCACCGTGGCACCGGAGGAAAGGCTGTCAGGCTCGACGGTAGCTGGCGATACTGAGATGGCCGTCACCGCGTTTTTCATAAACGCGCTCTCAAGCGTCACGCCGGGGAAGCTCCAGCCGCTGCCGCCGTTGTTCGCCACCGCGGTTTTGTGCTCCGTCAGGTTCTCGAGGTTCGTGACCTCGGAAATCTGTATGGTAGTATCGTCCACATCCTTGACCTGATACATCGCCGCGGCCTTGCGGCCGGTAGCGTCCATCAGTAGCTCGGACGCAGTCATAACGCTCCCGTTGATGTTCATGGAAAGCCCGGGCGCCTTCACCGGCTCGGAGAAGGTAAGTATGATGGGCACATACTGCCCGGTGCTATAAGTTCCCGCTGGAATATCGACGGAGGCGAGCGTCGGGGGAGTATCGTCATAGACAGAGAGATTGGAGGAGATGGTCCTCTGCTTTCCCGTAGCGGTAAAATTGAAGGTGTTGTCCCAACCACTAATATCTTCGGTGTAAAAAGGATCTGTTGGCCAGACAGTATCTAGTGTGTACGGCGCGCTTCCGCTAGGAGAGGCCATCACGATGGAAACATACTGGATCGGCCCTTGCTCGAGTGATGCAAGGCTGGGGAAGGTAGAAATATAGGGATACATGACATAAGGTCCTTTACACTTAAGCGGATTGGAATACAGGTCAAGTTCACGAAGGTCGGTTTGGACGGCCGCCCTG encodes:
- the mraZ gene encoding division/cell wall cluster transcriptional repressor MraZ; its protein translation is MFMGEYRHTIDQKGRLIIPSKFRDDLGDKFVATKGLDRCLFVYSPDEWSNLEQRLKALPLTNKDARAFVRFFFAGATECEIDKQGRILLPANLREYASLVKDVVLVGVLTRVEIWSKDIWDEYNEQANLDHESIAERMADLGI
- a CDS encoding PF20097 family protein — encoded protein: MMKDDLIEYLCPYCGCRMEEGTFRSRGGNYFLPIGQKAPLAYSQSSFEEKGAIMLPPDAFSTKPPTWPKAYVCRNCKKIILSY
- the aroH gene encoding chorismate mutase, with protein sequence MAIRSVRGAITIDADGPDDVRDAVHELLTAIVEANGIAVDDVVSMLFSCTPDISSIYPGAPARDMGFVHCGIMCLQEMDVWGGLPSCIRVMLLIETDKAQKDIVHIYLRDAKQLRPDLSGEN
- a CDS encoding HutP family protein produces the protein MEQWGSKDVAKAAIRISLTKDRNEEAEFKNKCKQIGIDAAAVDYGGEFTSSIPKIIERAVVAAKREGIIGESHLEEGAVAGATHEALSQLMPKAMGLNVGGKLGIARYADHISVAIFFGIGLLNLNEVSIGLGHRAV
- the cmk gene encoding (d)CMP kinase — translated: MLNIAIDGPAGAGKSTVAKLLAKQLNIIYLDTGAMYRAIALKAIEQGVDVSDTDALSVLLEDTDIDISYVDEQQHVLLDGRDVTDIIRTPQISDGASKVAAIPAVRLKLVELQRRIARMHDVVMDGRDIGTFVLPNADVKFYLTASIEERAKRRLEEMRAKGYEHSLDDVKDDIRARDKNDSEREFAPLRKADDAILIDSTDKTVDEVVEEMLPFIRIASIKGKT